A region of Candidatus Afararchaeum irisae DNA encodes the following proteins:
- the rbcL gene encoding type III ribulose-bisphosphate carboxylase, whose protein sequence is MEYTDYVDEGYSPDDSELVCRYHIEPHEDAEFRRVAGGVAAESSVGTWDPDLKTMTEGVEDLAATVFELDAEANEISVAYTTEVFEPSSLPQLLSSITGNIFGLEEIRHLRLEDVDFPKEFVRSFEGPELGVEEIKSRVGADDRPLCGTIVKPKLGLRSDEHAEVAYEAWVGGLDLVKDDENLTDMEFNPFYERVEETLERKREAETETGDSKLYFPNITAPVSEMKRRADAVVENGGSYVMIDILTAGWSALQEMREYLDDGIGIHAHRAQHAAYTRLPYHGISMLSVAKFARLAGIDNLHAGTVLGKMESDADEIKEIYDFLRSDWYGTENVIPVASGGLHPGVVSGVVEVLGTDTVVQAGGGVHAHPGGTRSGARALRDAVDAVAEGVTVDEKAEESEELAQALDRWGKQKT, encoded by the coding sequence ATGGAGTACACCGACTACGTCGACGAGGGTTATAGCCCCGACGACTCCGAACTCGTCTGTCGTTATCACATCGAGCCACACGAAGATGCGGAGTTCAGACGCGTCGCGGGTGGGGTAGCGGCGGAGTCGTCTGTGGGTACGTGGGATCCCGACCTCAAGACTATGACAGAAGGAGTCGAGGATCTCGCGGCGACGGTCTTCGAACTCGACGCCGAGGCGAACGAGATAAGCGTCGCCTACACGACAGAGGTCTTCGAACCGTCGAGCCTGCCTCAGCTACTCTCGTCGATAACCGGAAACATATTCGGACTCGAGGAGATAAGACATCTCAGACTCGAAGACGTCGACTTTCCGAAGGAGTTCGTCAGGAGCTTCGAGGGTCCCGAACTCGGTGTAGAAGAGATCAAGTCAAGGGTCGGAGCCGACGACAGACCTCTGTGTGGTACGATAGTCAAGCCGAAGCTCGGTCTCCGGTCAGACGAACACGCCGAGGTCGCCTACGAAGCCTGGGTTGGAGGTCTCGACCTCGTGAAGGACGACGAGAACCTCACTGACATGGAGTTTAACCCGTTCTACGAAAGGGTCGAGGAGACACTCGAACGTAAACGCGAAGCCGAGACAGAGACGGGCGACTCGAAGCTCTACTTCCCCAACATAACCGCACCCGTCTCGGAGATGAAGAGACGTGCCGACGCAGTCGTCGAGAACGGCGGAAGCTACGTCATGATCGACATACTCACAGCGGGCTGGTCGGCTCTCCAGGAGATGAGGGAGTACCTCGACGATGGTATCGGAATACACGCCCACCGCGCCCAGCACGCCGCTTACACACGTCTGCCGTACCACGGTATCTCGATGCTCTCGGTAGCCAAGTTCGCACGTCTCGCGGGAATCGACAACCTCCACGCAGGAACCGTCCTCGGGAAGATGGAATCGGACGCCGACGAGATAAAGGAGATATACGACTTTCTGAGAAGCGACTGGTACGGTACTGAGAACGTCATACCCGTCGCGTCGGGAGGTCTCCATCCCGGAGTCGTCTCGGGAGTCGTCGAAGTTCTCGGTACTGACACCGTAGTACAGGCGGGAGGCGGCGTCCACGCACATCCCGGCGGCACGAGATCCGGAGCGAGGGCTCTGAGGGACGCCGTAGACGCCGTAGCCGAGGGGGTCACGGTCGATGAGAAGGCGGAGGAGAGCGAAGAGCTCGCACAGGCACTCGACAGATGGGGTAAACAGAAGACGTAA
- a CDS encoding SWIM zinc finger family protein — MDWIQKLEEEGEVTPEILDGIVREHGDRGRRAVEAVSEGRVKEYRDFTVVVGKGDEYIVEDESCMCKDYEYNLDVDEGEKCWHIIAVEIAEALDEVDEHDMWYSEVRELI; from the coding sequence ATGGACTGGATTCAGAAGCTTGAGGAAGAAGGAGAGGTCACCCCCGAGATACTCGACGGGATAGTACGTGAACACGGAGACAGAGGCAGGCGCGCAGTCGAGGCTGTCTCCGAGGGACGCGTGAAGGAGTACCGCGACTTCACAGTCGTCGTCGGCAAGGGAGACGAGTACATAGTCGAGGACGAGTCGTGTATGTGTAAGGACTACGAGTACAACCTCGACGTCGACGAGGGAGAGAAGTGCTGGCATATAATCGCCGTCGAGATAGCCGAGGCACTCGACGAGGTCGACGAACACGACATGTGGTACTCCGAGGTCCGCGAGCTCATCTGA
- a CDS encoding MASE3 domain-containing protein: MDDEGDSRSYVTHLAAGGVGILGLYLIEARNYLLFHSLVEVFSILVAFGVFVIAWNTRENLENPFLGVIGVGYLFVGGVDLLHTLAYKGMGVFPEAGADLPTQLWILGRYLESVSLVGASLVGSAPFLRLRSEPYDPSLRRLVAVYAVVVGLGLFSVLGSDVFPAAYTEGEGLTRFKILSEYVIIGLLVVAVVLLHSGRERHDETLFRLLVAGIVLSIGSEMAFTLYVGVYDISNAVGHFLKFGSFYLVYLAVVKNGLTDPQRTVYRRLARREEEARKFKKAVEHSGHSVLIADDDGEIEYVNPAFESLTGYDEDEVVGRTPRLLRSEEHDDEFYERMWETIRSGDVWENQITNTRKNGEKYVASQTIAPITDDGEIRGFVEVTKDISEIKRQEQEVLNRYEALFNSIGDAILVSDTQRKAVNANPAFTDLFGYDLEEIEGESSRLIYENDDEFDRIGEAIHNDESGRLTRTVEYRKKSGQSFPGETTVFEIENADGEVAGLISLITDVSDRENRIHQIRVLDRVLRHNLRNDMNVIRGHAELIREKGDEDVTDDADKIVSTGEKLLETVSKEHEITRFLSESPQVEVVDIPETVETAAEKARERYPQADITVDLPDTDGCEVQVRATPHISEAVWELVENAVVHSGTESTSVRIEVEEGEATVSLSVSDDGPGIPEMERDVVREMETDPLYHGSGLGLWLVSLIVRESDGVLEFGESSMGGSSVVINLPKPRDEPSKA; encoded by the coding sequence ATGGATGACGAGGGTGATTCGAGGAGCTACGTCACACATCTGGCGGCGGGAGGCGTAGGAATCTTAGGACTCTACCTTATCGAGGCGCGCAACTACCTACTTTTCCACAGCCTCGTCGAGGTGTTCAGCATACTCGTGGCGTTCGGCGTCTTCGTGATCGCGTGGAACACGCGCGAGAACCTCGAAAACCCCTTCTTAGGCGTGATAGGTGTGGGTTATCTCTTCGTGGGCGGAGTCGACCTGTTACACACACTCGCCTACAAGGGAATGGGGGTCTTCCCCGAGGCGGGTGCCGATCTCCCGACACAGCTCTGGATACTCGGGCGGTATCTCGAATCCGTCTCTCTCGTGGGAGCAAGTCTGGTAGGTTCCGCTCCTTTCCTCAGACTCAGATCCGAGCCGTATGACCCGTCTCTCAGACGTCTCGTGGCTGTCTACGCCGTAGTCGTGGGTTTAGGTCTCTTCTCAGTACTTGGCTCCGACGTCTTCCCGGCGGCGTATACCGAGGGGGAGGGTCTGACACGGTTCAAGATACTCAGCGAGTACGTCATAATAGGGCTTCTGGTAGTCGCAGTTGTACTCCTCCATTCGGGAAGGGAGAGACACGACGAGACCCTGTTCAGACTACTCGTGGCGGGAATCGTACTCAGTATCGGCTCCGAGATGGCGTTCACACTCTACGTTGGTGTCTACGACATCTCGAACGCAGTCGGACATTTCCTCAAGTTCGGGTCTTTCTACCTCGTCTACCTCGCCGTGGTCAAGAACGGTCTCACCGATCCTCAGAGGACAGTTTACAGGAGACTCGCACGGAGAGAGGAAGAGGCACGTAAGTTCAAGAAGGCTGTCGAACACTCGGGGCACTCGGTTCTGATAGCCGACGACGACGGCGAGATAGAGTACGTCAACCCCGCATTCGAGAGTCTGACGGGTTACGACGAGGACGAAGTCGTCGGCAGGACTCCTCGTCTACTCAGGTCAGAAGAACACGACGACGAGTTCTACGAGAGGATGTGGGAGACGATACGGTCGGGGGATGTCTGGGAGAATCAGATTACCAACACGAGGAAGAACGGAGAGAAGTACGTCGCTAGCCAGACTATCGCTCCGATTACTGACGACGGCGAGATACGTGGCTTCGTCGAGGTCACTAAGGACATCTCGGAGATCAAGAGACAGGAACAGGAGGTACTCAACAGGTACGAGGCTCTCTTCAACAGCATAGGTGACGCGATACTCGTCTCGGACACTCAGAGAAAGGCTGTGAACGCCAACCCGGCTTTCACGGATCTATTCGGATACGACCTCGAAGAGATAGAGGGAGAGTCGTCACGTCTCATATACGAAAACGACGACGAGTTCGACCGTATAGGCGAGGCGATACACAACGACGAGTCAGGTCGTCTGACACGAACCGTGGAGTACCGTAAGAAGTCGGGACAGAGCTTCCCGGGTGAGACTACTGTCTTTGAGATCGAGAACGCCGACGGCGAAGTCGCAGGTCTCATCAGTCTGATAACTGACGTCTCCGACCGTGAGAACCGTATCCACCAGATACGTGTACTCGACAGGGTTCTACGCCACAACCTCAGGAACGACATGAACGTGATACGTGGACACGCAGAGCTCATACGTGAGAAGGGAGACGAGGACGTCACCGATGACGCCGACAAGATCGTAAGCACGGGAGAGAAGCTCCTCGAAACCGTCTCGAAGGAACACGAGATAACTCGGTTTCTGTCGGAGTCGCCCCAGGTCGAGGTCGTCGACATCCCCGAGACGGTCGAGACGGCAGCTGAGAAGGCTAGAGAGAGGTATCCCCAAGCCGACATCACGGTTGACCTCCCTGACACCGACGGCTGTGAGGTACAGGTACGTGCGACACCCCATATATCCGAAGCCGTCTGGGAGCTAGTCGAGAACGCCGTAGTCCACTCCGGGACAGAGTCTACTTCGGTTAGGATAGAAGTCGAGGAAGGAGAGGCGACGGTGAGTCTCTCAGTCTCGGACGACGGACCGGGTATTCCCGAGATGGAGAGAGACGTCGTTAGGGAGATGGAGACAGATCCCCTCTACCACGGGAGCGGTCTCGGACTCTGGCTCGTGAGCCTGATAGTCAGGGAGTCAGACGGAGTCCTGGAGTTCGGTGAGAGTAGCATGGGTGGTAGCTCCGTAGTCATAAATCTCCCCAAGCCGCGGGACGAGCCATCGAAGGCTTAA
- a CDS encoding thioredoxin domain-containing protein, translating into MSNSDPNPNSNSDSYTDTNRLSDEKSPYLQQHADNPVNWQPWDDKALEEARERDVPIFVSIGYSSCHWCHVMEEESFEDDEVAEALNENFVPIKVDREERPDLDRIYQTTCQMVAGGGGWPLSVWLTPDERPFYIGTYFPKTPKRGQNGFLNLLQKLADDWENDRGEIEERADRWTRAVKGELELSGSETPKTEPGEVDFDGILEDGVQQAVRSADRKYGGFGDSGPKFPTPPRYRLLVSAYDRTGRSALKVTVESLDAMANGGLYDHVGGGFHRYVTDRDWVVPHFEKMLYDNAEIPRLFLDAYRVTGKERYADVVEETFDFVEREMTSPEGGFYSTLDARSEGEEGKFYTWTADEVDDVLSEDEAELFRERYGVTESGNFEGSNVLTVSNSLGEIADERGMGVEEVERLLEDAKANVFEAREERVRPDRDDKILAGWNGLMVSALANSTCLDRSEEYIRIAEDCLGFVRENLWDGNVLYRRYRDGDVAVEGYLEDYAFVARGALDLYEATGDLNHLVLSVELARRIRDEFWDADDSTIYFTSETGESLVARPQELNDSSTPSSLGVTVDLLLSLSAFDPDFGEIAEAVLKTHAETVKSNPLGYPSLALAADHYTRGSAEITLAGDEETVADWIDRLGDVYIPHRVVTRRPEDAGSAADRLGLEDVPPIWKGRGTEDGEPKVYACRGFTCSRPLSEVDEAVDWLEDKRNS; encoded by the coding sequence ATGTCCAACTCAGACCCAAACCCAAACTCGAACTCCGACTCATACACCGACACCAACCGTCTCAGTGACGAGAAGAGCCCGTATCTCCAGCAGCACGCCGACAACCCCGTGAACTGGCAGCCGTGGGACGACAAGGCACTCGAAGAGGCGAGAGAGCGCGATGTCCCGATCTTCGTCTCGATAGGTTACAGCTCGTGCCACTGGTGTCACGTGATGGAGGAGGAGTCGTTCGAGGACGACGAGGTCGCCGAGGCTCTCAACGAGAACTTCGTGCCGATCAAGGTCGACAGGGAGGAGCGTCCCGATCTCGACCGTATCTACCAGACGACGTGTCAGATGGTCGCGGGAGGCGGCGGCTGGCCCCTGTCTGTCTGGCTCACTCCCGACGAACGTCCCTTCTACATAGGCACCTACTTCCCGAAGACTCCGAAGAGGGGACAGAACGGCTTTCTGAACCTACTCCAGAAGCTCGCGGACGACTGGGAGAACGACAGGGGTGAGATCGAGGAACGCGCCGACAGATGGACGCGTGCCGTTAAGGGCGAGCTAGAGCTTTCGGGATCGGAAACACCGAAGACGGAGCCGGGGGAGGTCGACTTCGACGGGATTCTCGAAGACGGAGTCCAACAAGCCGTGAGAAGCGCGGACAGGAAGTACGGCGGCTTCGGGGACTCGGGACCCAAGTTTCCCACACCTCCACGTTACCGTCTCCTCGTGTCGGCGTACGACCGAACAGGAAGATCGGCTCTCAAGGTCACAGTCGAGAGCCTCGACGCGATGGCGAACGGGGGTCTCTACGACCACGTAGGCGGCGGCTTCCACAGATACGTCACCGACAGGGACTGGGTGGTTCCCCATTTCGAGAAGATGCTCTATGACAACGCCGAGATTCCACGTCTCTTCCTCGACGCCTACAGGGTTACGGGAAAGGAGAGGTACGCCGATGTAGTCGAGGAGACATTCGACTTCGTCGAGAGGGAGATGACATCGCCCGAGGGGGGCTTCTACTCGACACTCGACGCAAGGAGCGAGGGCGAGGAGGGCAAGTTCTATACTTGGACAGCCGACGAGGTCGACGACGTACTCTCGGAAGACGAAGCCGAACTCTTCCGCGAGAGGTACGGAGTGACCGAGAGCGGCAACTTCGAGGGGAGTAACGTCCTGACAGTCTCGAACTCCCTCGGCGAGATCGCCGACGAACGCGGCATGGGAGTCGAAGAGGTAGAGAGGCTACTCGAAGACGCGAAGGCGAATGTCTTCGAGGCGCGCGAGGAGAGGGTGAGACCCGACAGGGACGACAAGATACTCGCGGGATGGAACGGTCTGATGGTCTCGGCGCTCGCGAACTCGACGTGTCTTGACCGATCGGAGGAGTACATACGGATAGCCGAGGACTGCCTCGGATTCGTCCGCGAGAATCTCTGGGACGGCAACGTACTCTACAGGAGATACAGAGACGGTGACGTCGCCGTCGAGGGCTACCTGGAGGACTACGCCTTCGTCGCGAGGGGGGCACTCGACCTCTACGAAGCCACAGGCGACCTGAATCACCTCGTACTCTCGGTCGAACTCGCGCGCCGGATAAGAGACGAGTTCTGGGACGCCGACGACTCGACGATCTACTTCACCTCCGAGACGGGCGAGAGCCTCGTCGCGCGTCCACAGGAGCTAAATGACTCGTCGACGCCTTCGAGTCTCGGAGTGACAGTCGATCTCCTTCTCTCGCTCTCCGCCTTCGACCCCGACTTCGGGGAGATAGCCGAGGCGGTGCTCAAGACACACGCCGAGACGGTGAAGTCGAACCCACTCGGCTACCCGTCGCTCGCTCTCGCCGCCGACCATTACACGAGGGGATCGGCTGAGATTACCCTCGCGGGAGACGAAGAGACTGTCGCCGACTGGATCGACCGACTCGGCGACGTCTATATTCCTCACAGAGTTGTGACGAGACGCCCCGAGGACGCCGGATCTGCGGCGGATAGACTCGGACTCGAAGACGTGCCGCCGATCTGGAAGGGGAGAGGAACCGAGGACGGCGAGCCGAAAGTATACGCTTGCCGAGGATTCACGTGTTCACGTCCTCTCTCCGAGGTCGACGAGGCTGTCGACTGGCTGGAGGACAAACGTAACTCCTAA
- a CDS encoding GTP cyclohydrolase IIa, translated as MVQITLIQIDNYGPWTVTPEPRREADLQTLQSRLFADLSQTFGSYGCLVFFTRFDNMIAVTNGMDVDDHLRVQESVSNRYPVSVSMSIGCRDTPRDALLDATESLQTAGSAQDEERQEELLGGEACEIGDTAQIAHFDVNDATEKYTDELNAFDSFIHIERGYASLMEYMWKQESSASFFVGGDNVISVTRDLGEKELLGAIEHVENEAEVELKVGAGRSETPEEASMDAKIGLEDCRENGDRVVIL; from the coding sequence ATGGTACAGATAACCCTGATACAGATAGACAACTACGGACCCTGGACTGTCACCCCCGAGCCGAGGAGAGAGGCGGATCTACAGACGCTTCAGTCACGTCTCTTCGCCGACCTCTCACAGACCTTCGGAAGCTACGGCTGTCTCGTCTTCTTCACGCGTTTCGACAACATGATAGCCGTCACCAACGGGATGGATGTCGACGACCATCTCAGGGTACAGGAGTCGGTCTCGAACCGGTACCCAGTGTCGGTCTCTATGAGCATAGGCTGTCGCGACACGCCGAGGGACGCCCTCTTAGACGCTACCGAGAGTCTCCAGACGGCGGGGAGTGCACAGGACGAGGAGAGACAGGAGGAGCTACTCGGCGGCGAGGCGTGTGAGATAGGCGACACCGCACAGATCGCACATTTCGACGTCAACGACGCCACCGAGAAGTACACCGATGAGCTCAACGCATTCGACAGCTTCATACATATCGAGAGAGGCTACGCGTCGCTGATGGAGTATATGTGGAAACAAGAGTCGTCGGCGTCTTTCTTCGTCGGCGGAGACAACGTCATAAGCGTGACACGTGATCTGGGAGAGAAAGAGCTTCTGGGAGCGATAGAACACGTCGAGAACGAGGCGGAGGTCGAGCTAAAGGTCGGTGCGGGACGGTCCGAGACGCCCGAGGAGGCGAGCATGGACGCCAAGATAGGACTCGAAGACTGCCGTGAGAACGGTGACCGCGTAGTGATTCTCTGA
- the glmM gene encoding phosphoglucosamine mutase: MGLFGTSGVRGVVGDEITPELGLEIGAAVGKDADEVTVGRDTRVTGKALEDAVVAGVLSQGADVRRLGVATTPTTARLTRDSGIVITASHNPPEYNGFKPWNSDGTAYDVDQRARVEDLVESGLSPVEPTEFGDSEEIDGSLRRHADEVLDAVGESTLKVVVDGGCGAASWITPHVLREMGCEVVTLNCQYDGNFPARLPEPTAENLEDLQTAVESTDADLGVAHDGDGDRMAAVDENGEYVEPDRLMALFARNEDADTVVAPLNTSLVVDQVAEVVRTQVGDVHVAQKLKETGGDFGGEPSCSWIFPDETYCPDGVLAAAKVVDLVSDSSKSLSQLSDSLPSYTVRRANFDCPDDSKDGVMSRVAETAESEYGDYTDIDGVRVETDKGWFLIRPSGTEPLIRLNAESGDEDDADYLFESAKEILRDALEAESETER, translated from the coding sequence ATGGGTCTGTTTGGAACGAGCGGCGTAAGGGGAGTAGTCGGAGACGAGATAACTCCGGAGCTTGGCTTGGAGATAGGTGCGGCGGTCGGAAAGGACGCCGACGAGGTCACTGTAGGACGTGACACGCGCGTGACAGGAAAGGCTCTCGAAGACGCAGTCGTCGCGGGCGTGCTGTCACAGGGAGCCGACGTCAGACGTCTCGGTGTCGCAACGACGCCCACGACTGCACGTCTCACGCGTGACAGCGGAATCGTGATAACTGCGAGTCATAACCCTCCCGAGTACAACGGCTTCAAGCCGTGGAACTCCGACGGAACCGCATACGACGTCGATCAGAGAGCGAGGGTCGAGGATCTCGTCGAGTCGGGTCTTTCGCCCGTCGAACCCACCGAGTTCGGCGACTCCGAGGAGATAGACGGCTCTCTCAGAAGACACGCCGACGAAGTTCTCGACGCGGTCGGCGAGTCGACCCTCAAGGTCGTCGTAGACGGAGGATGTGGTGCGGCGTCTTGGATAACACCCCACGTCCTGAGAGAGATGGGATGTGAGGTCGTCACACTCAACTGCCAGTACGACGGCAACTTTCCCGCTCGTCTCCCCGAGCCCACAGCCGAGAACCTCGAAGACCTCCAGACTGCTGTCGAGTCTACTGACGCTGACTTAGGTGTCGCACACGACGGCGACGGAGACAGGATGGCGGCTGTCGACGAGAACGGGGAGTACGTCGAGCCCGACCGTCTTATGGCACTCTTCGCGCGCAACGAGGACGCCGACACAGTCGTAGCTCCTCTCAACACGAGTCTCGTGGTCGACCAGGTCGCCGAGGTCGTGAGGACACAGGTCGGAGACGTCCACGTCGCACAGAAGCTAAAGGAGACCGGCGGCGACTTCGGGGGCGAGCCTTCGTGCTCTTGGATATTCCCCGACGAGACCTACTGTCCCGACGGCGTCTTAGCCGCCGCGAAGGTCGTCGACCTCGTGTCTGACTCCTCGAAGTCGCTGTCTCAGCTATCCGACTCGTTACCGTCATATACCGTCCGCAGAGCCAACTTCGACTGCCCCGACGACTCGAAGGACGGTGTAATGTCGAGGGTCGCAGAGACCGCCGAGTCGGAGTACGGCGACTACACCGACATAGACGGCGTGCGTGTCGAGACCGACAAGGGCTGGTTCCTGATACGTCCGAGCGGTACCGAGCCCCTGATACGTCTCAACGCCGAGTCAGGCGACGAGGACGACGCCGACTACCTCTTCGAGTCGGCGAAGGAGATACTCAGAGACGCTCTCGAAGCCGAATCCGAGACAGAAAGATGA
- a CDS encoding NOP5/NOP56 family protein: MTDTDTDTQGYWCDSASESKDADEIAERVESLTAETPRELSRDCVDSGFVDDVDEYYDLLHEVCLKLARREVESRLGAVDADLVNAVRSLETTEEALNEIDERIRDWESGSAGEDPEILHEFRETAEDLRETAEELREFIETEAWEVAPNLSNLAGPFLAARLISLAGGLEDLARKPSSTLQVLGAEDALFRHLQSGTPPPKHGVIFTHPYVRNTSPDERGSASRALAGKLTIAARVDYYSDSGDLRESLAEELDEKIERIRQR; encoded by the coding sequence ATGACAGACACTGACACAGATACACAGGGATACTGGTGTGACTCCGCCTCGGAGTCGAAGGACGCCGACGAGATAGCTGAGAGGGTCGAGAGTCTCACAGCCGAGACGCCGAGAGAGCTCAGCCGCGACTGTGTCGACTCTGGCTTCGTCGACGACGTGGACGAGTACTACGATCTCCTTCACGAAGTCTGTCTGAAGCTTGCGAGACGGGAGGTGGAGTCGAGGCTCGGAGCCGTAGACGCCGACCTCGTCAATGCGGTTCGGTCTCTCGAAACTACCGAGGAGGCACTCAACGAGATAGACGAGAGGATACGTGACTGGGAGTCGGGATCGGCGGGTGAAGACCCCGAGATACTACATGAGTTCCGTGAGACAGCCGAAGACCTCAGAGAGACAGCCGAAGAACTCCGTGAGTTCATAGAGACAGAGGCGTGGGAGGTCGCCCCGAATCTCTCGAACCTCGCGGGACCCTTCCTCGCTGCACGTCTCATATCGCTCGCCGGAGGTCTCGAAGACCTCGCGAGGAAGCCGAGTAGCACCCTCCAGGTACTTGGGGCGGAGGACGCTCTCTTCCGACATCTCCAGTCGGGGACGCCACCCCCCAAACACGGCGTCATATTCACACATCCCTACGTCAGGAACACCTCTCCCGACGAGAGAGGCAGCGCGTCACGTGCTCTCGCGGGGAAGCTCACGATAGCCGCTAGGGTCGACTACTACTCGGACTCGGGCGACCTGCGTGAGAGCCTCGCTGAGGAGCTAGACGAGAAGATAGAGAGGATAAGACAGAGATGA
- a CDS encoding fibrillarin-like rRNA/tRNA 2'-O-methyltransferase: MTRNIRWLEKGENEYPATEGERVSDEEMVESLRVWNPHDSKLAALLVKGYDDEVPLSPETKVLYLGAAAGTTPSYVADVTKVVYGVEIAPRPSQRLIEVAESRENLMPVVADARKPEEYTPLVEKVDLLYQDVATRDQAHVAVENSKFLRDGGRLCMMVKARSEDVTADPEEVYEEVAESLEEAYEVEEVVDLEPFYSDHACVLGRLRETD; this comes from the coding sequence ATGACACGAAATATTAGATGGCTCGAAAAGGGAGAAAACGAGTATCCCGCTACCGAGGGGGAACGCGTGAGCGACGAGGAGATGGTCGAGAGCCTGCGCGTCTGGAACCCCCATGACAGCAAGCTCGCCGCCCTCCTCGTGAAGGGATACGACGATGAAGTCCCTCTGAGTCCCGAGACGAAGGTACTCTACCTCGGCGCGGCGGCGGGTACGACTCCGTCTTACGTTGCCGACGTCACCAAGGTCGTCTACGGTGTCGAGATCGCTCCGCGTCCGTCACAGAGACTTATCGAGGTCGCCGAGTCACGCGAGAACCTCATGCCCGTGGTAGCCGACGCGCGTAAGCCCGAGGAGTACACGCCCCTCGTCGAGAAGGTCGACCTCCTCTACCAGGACGTCGCTACGAGGGATCAGGCACATGTCGCAGTCGAGAACTCGAAGTTCCTCAGAGACGGTGGGAGGCTGTGTATGATGGTCAAGGCGAGGAGTGAGGACGTCACAGCCGACCCCGAGGAGGTCTACGAAGAGGTCGCCGAGAGTCTCGAGGAGGCATACGAGGTCGAGGAGGTAGTCGACCTAGAGCCCTTCTACTCCGACCACGCGTGTGTCCTCGGACGGCTTAGGGAGACTGACTGA
- a CDS encoding beta-ribofuranosylaminobenzene 5'-phosphate synthase family protein, whose product MSDPESQSQSQPHDGFDVGVETTARLHFGFVNLSLARRRIYGGVGVAVDRPHAVLRARRSDEVSVTRSGLGSEYDTDFTGIESYARRAVSLLGVDGVEIEVERHIPRHVGLGSGTQIALGVLRCVAEAHGVESDLRTLAPEMGRGGRSGVGVACFESGGFVLDAGHPSERFTSRSPERGDWEVPPVVARHNLPDDWRFVVVVPEAEEGKHGDEEETSIRRVIESADPSVADEISNVVLDRVLPGVASGDIDEFGAGVEEIGRLNGAWYTRFQGGVYREESKPVVEELRSLPAVKGVGQSSWGPSVYGVTTEDRAVEVAGAVDGEEREVYVAEPDNTGHELV is encoded by the coding sequence ATGTCCGACCCCGAGTCCCAGTCCCAGTCCCAGCCTCACGACGGCTTCGACGTCGGTGTGGAGACGACTGCGAGGCTCCATTTCGGCTTCGTCAACCTGTCTCTCGCACGCAGACGTATATACGGAGGCGTGGGAGTCGCAGTCGACCGTCCTCACGCAGTCTTGAGAGCGCGCCGATCAGACGAAGTCTCGGTCACGCGCTCCGGGCTCGGTTCTGAGTATGACACCGACTTCACGGGGATCGAGAGTTACGCTCGTAGGGCTGTCTCCCTACTCGGCGTAGACGGTGTCGAGATAGAAGTCGAGAGACATATCCCGAGACACGTGGGTCTTGGAAGCGGGACACAGATCGCCCTCGGTGTCCTGAGATGCGTCGCCGAAGCCCACGGCGTCGAATCCGACCTCAGAACTCTCGCGCCCGAGATGGGACGCGGCGGAAGGTCGGGTGTAGGGGTCGCTTGTTTCGAGTCGGGCGGATTCGTCCTCGACGCCGGACATCCCTCCGAGAGATTCACGTCACGGAGTCCTGAGAGGGGCGACTGGGAGGTACCGCCCGTCGTCGCCCGCCACAACCTCCCCGATGACTGGAGGTTCGTGGTCGTAGTCCCCGAGGCAGAAGAGGGTAAACACGGTGACGAGGAGGAGACTAGCATAAGACGTGTCATAGAGAGCGCCGATCCCTCTGTGGCGGACGAGATCAGTAACGTCGTCCTCGACCGTGTCCTTCCCGGTGTCGCGTCGGGAGACATAGACGAGTTCGGCGCGGGTGTCGAGGAGATAGGCAGACTCAACGGCGCGTGGTACACGAGGTTCCAGGGAGGCGTCTACCGTGAGGAGTCGAAGCCGGTCGTAGAAGAGCTAAGGAGTCTGCCGGCTGTCAAGGGGGTCGGACAGTCGTCGTGGGGTCCATCTGTCTACGGCGTCACGACAGAAGACCGCGCCGTGGAAGTCGCCGGCGCAGTCGACGGCGAAGAAAGAGAGGTCTACGTTGCCGAGCCCGACAACACCGGACACGAACTCGTGTGA